From the genome of Pyxidicoccus xibeiensis:
TGGGGGTGACTGGAAGGGCATGCTTGCTATGGGTAGTCCGCACGAAGGGTCGTCTTCTGCGTGCCGCCAGGCCATCCTGCCGCATGAGGCGGGCGACGCGCTTCTGGGGAGACGTGCCGGCCTCGTGCGTGCAACTCCGCATCGACGCGTGGACTGCTGTAGGTGCCGCCGCGGCTCGACGTCGGGCCCCGGCGGGGGCGCCGATGAGCTCGGCTTCTCTCGCGGCGACGGCCCTGAATCCGGAGGAGGTGGGTAGCCATTCGGTGGTGGGTGGGTGTAGGTGCCTTTCGTCATTCTCCAAGCGAATGCCGACACCTTGCTTCAGGCGTGCCGGCCTCTGCGCCATCGTGCTCTCGGCCTGTGCGATTCATGAGGCGATTTACTTCAGTTCTTGCGAGAAAGTGAGCGCGGACACATACTGCTCCGGTGGTTCGAGGTGGGCCCGTGGTGGGTCCATCGGAAGGAGCATCGATGAAGGCGCTGGGTGAGCTGCTGGCGAATGGGGAGCACCTCGATTTGATGAGGAAGCTGGTGCACTGCATTGCCCAGGCCTACGCCGACGCGAGAGACCTTCACCACCCCGAAGTCGGCAGCGACGCGCGCACCTTCGGGATGAGTGTCTACACCTTCGTCTGGCACCGCCTCGAGGAGTCCGGCCTCGTCCGGGTGACGTCGAAGGAGCCGTACTGGTTCGAGTTCGACACGGAAATGGTGGCCTCGCACCGGGTAACGGGCCCCACCCCCGGCGCCGACATCCACGCCTGCTTCCCGAGAGACCGCGAGGGCTGGCCCAGCACCGTCAATCGCCAGGGCGCCTTCGACTTCTCCCCGCAGCCCGGCGTGACGAACAACGTCCTCGTGCTGGCGCACCGGGGCGACTCCGCGACGGGCCTTCTGGACGTGCACCTGTGTCGGCCCTGCGTCGACGAGCATGGCTCCCTCGTGCGTTGGGAGGAGGCGGCCGTCATCTGGGAGCGGGGGGCGGAGGAGGCCTCGCCGCTCGTCACGCCTGCCCCTGGGGCGGAGCAGAAGCCGGCCGAGGAGAACAAGCCCAAGCCCGTCGTCACCCCTAAGAAGAAGCGCAAGAAGGACACCGGGGATGCTTCCGAATAGCGCGCTCTTCTCCATCGTCCACGCCTTCAATCCCGCCCAGTTGACGCTGGCGCGGGAGTTGCGCGGCCTGCTCAAGCACGAGCTCGCGGAGCGGGTGGGCAAGTCCCCCAGCGCCATCGGCCAATTCGAAAATGGCCGTGCCCGTCCCGAGCCCCAGACGCTGCTCGCCCTCAGCCTCGCCTTGGGTTTTCCGCCCGTCTTCTTCGCGCGCACCGCGAGGGCGCCCGTCGTCGCGGCGGACAGCTGCCAGTTTCGCAGTCAGCGCTCCTCGAGTGTGCGCGAGCAGCGGTATGTGCTGGCTCGCGGCGAGATGCTGAAGGAGTTGGTGACGCTCCTGGAGGCGGACCACGTGGACTTTCCCGAGGCCCGGGTGCCGCATGCGCCCGGCCCCGTCCGAAGCCTCGAGGACGTCGAGGCGTGCGCGGAAATGGCCCGGCGGGAAATGAAGCTGGGGGAGGGCCCCATTGGCAGCATGGTGAATGAGTTGGAGAACATCGGCGTCATGGTCATCCCCCTCGACTCGGACTGCCGGAGGGTGGATGCGTTCTCCACGTGGATTGCGCGGCGGCCCTACATCTTCCTCAACAGCGCCAAGGGCTCCACCAGCCGCGCCCGCTTCGATGCCGCCCATGAGTTGGGCCACCTCGTCATGCACCCGGACGTCGTGCCCGGCAGCCCCGAGCTCGAGCGGCAGGCGGACCAGTTCGCCAGCGCCTTTCTCCTGCCGCGCACCTCCTTCAGCAAGGAGTGCCCCCGGCGGTTGAATCTGCAGCACCTTCGCGAGCTGAAGGTGCGCTGGAAGGTGTCCCTCGAGGCGCTGCTCTACCGGGGCCGAGAGCTGGGCTTTTTCTCGGAGGCCTCCGTCCGGCGTGCCTACGTGCAGTTGAATCGACTGGGCCTGCGGCGCAATGAGCCGGATGAGCCGCCCGAGGAGCGGCCCCACCTGCTTCCGTCGGCGCTCTCCGCCCTCCTCGAGGCCGGGGGCACGCACGCCGAGATTGCCCAGGAC
Proteins encoded in this window:
- a CDS encoding XRE family transcriptional regulator; protein product: MLPNSALFSIVHAFNPAQLTLARELRGLLKHELAERVGKSPSAIGQFENGRARPEPQTLLALSLALGFPPVFFARTARAPVVAADSCQFRSQRSSSVREQRYVLARGEMLKELVTLLEADHVDFPEARVPHAPGPVRSLEDVEACAEMARREMKLGEGPIGSMVNELENIGVMVIPLDSDCRRVDAFSTWIARRPYIFLNSAKGSTSRARFDAAHELGHLVMHPDVVPGSPELERQADQFASAFLLPRTSFSKECPRRLNLQHLRELKVRWKVSLEALLYRGRELGFFSEASVRRAYVQLNRLGLRRNEPDEPPEERPHLLPSALSALLEAGGTHAEIAQDMGISPQELVALIEGRDLPDVVTRATTSLNGVQGEFTEFGLQKEAGAPASARDGTAHGGPKLVTEG